One window of Lolium rigidum isolate FL_2022 unplaced genomic scaffold, APGP_CSIRO_Lrig_0.1 contig_28943_1, whole genome shotgun sequence genomic DNA carries:
- the LOC124680824 gene encoding urease: MKLVPREVEKLALHNAGFLAQKRLARGLRLNYTEAVALIAAQILEFVRDGDKTVTDLMDLGKQMLGRRQVLAAVPHLLYTVQVEGTFMDGTKLITVHDPISSDDGNLELALHGSYLPVPSLEKFSGSDDKDSPGEVHFCSGRIILNLHRRALTLKVVNKADRPIQIGSHYHFIEANPYLVFDRQRAYGMRLNIPAGTAVRFEPGDAKRVTLVSIGGHKVIRGGNGIADGAVDSSQLNEVIRRVTENGFGHEDYPDASEGLIGDGTLDCSIDHEKYSSMYGPTTGDKIRLGDTDLFAEIEKDFAVYGDECIFGGGKVLRDGMGQSAGYPASACLDTVVTNAVVIDYTGIYKADIGIRDGLIIAIGKAGNPDVMDGVHSNMIVGVNTEVIAAEGMIVTAGGIDCHVHFICPQLVNEAIASGITTLVGGGTGPAHGTCATTCTPAPSQMKLMLQSTDEFPINVGFTGKGNTAKPDGLSEIIKAGAMGLKLHEDWGSTPAAIDNCLSVGEAFDIQVNIHTDTLNEAGCVEHTIAAFKDRTIHTYHSEGAGGGHAPDIIKVCGVKNVLPSSTNPTRPFTSNTVDEHLDMLMVCHHLDKNIPEDVAFAESRIRAETIAAEDILHDMGAISIISSDSQAMGRIGEVIIRTWQTANKMKVQRGSLPGSGGSDPPKDNDNFRIRRYIAKYTINPAIVNGFSDFVGSVEVGKLADLVLWKPAFFGAKPELIIKGGAVAWANMGDPNASIPTPEPVMMRPMFGAYGKAGSSNSIAFVSKAAKEAGVASEYKLAKRVEAVGGVRGLTKLDMQLNDALPEINVDPETYTVTADGEVLSCQPAATVPLSRNYFLF; the protein is encoded by the exons GTTGAAGGAACATTTATGGATGGAACAAAACTAATTACTGTACATGACCCTATTTCTTCTGATGATGGAAACTTGGAACTAGCTCTGCATGGCTCATATCTCCCAG TACCTTCACTTGAAAAGTTTTCTGGGAGTGATGATAAAGACTCTCCTGGTGAAGTACATTTCTGCTCTGGACGCATAATCCTCAACCTTCATCGTAGGGCTTTAACTCTGAAGGTTGTTAACAAAGCAGACAGGCCTATTCAG ATCGGGAGCCATTACCACTTCATAGAGGCCAATCCATATCTGGTTTTTGATAGACAAAGAGCCTATGGCATGAGACTGAATATACCTGCTGGAACAGCTGTTCGGTTTGAG CCCGGGGATGCTAAAAGGGTTACCCTTGTAAGCATCGGTGGTCACAAAGTAATCAGAGGTGGAAATGGCATTGCTGATGGTGCTGTTGACAGTTCTCAGCTTAATGAGGTAATACGAAGAGTTACCGAGAATGGTTTTGGACATGAAGATTATCCGGATGCAAG CGAAGGTCTTATTGGTGATGGTACATTGGACTGCAGTATTGATCACGAGAAATATTCTAGCATGTATGGACCTACAACTGGTGATAAGATTAGGCTTGGTGATACCGATCTTTTTGCCGAGATTGAAAAGGACTTTGCTGTTTATGGTGATGAGTGCATATTTGGAGGTGGAAAAGTTCTACGCGATGGGATGGGACAATCCGCAGGGTATCCAGCGTCTGCCTGCCTAGATACAGTTGTAACAAATGCTGTCGTGATTGACTATACAGGAATTTACAAGGCTGATATTGGTATAAGGGATGGACTTATTATTGCCATTGGGAAAGCTGGAAACCCTGATGTCATGGATGGTGTGCATAGCAACATGATAGTGGGG GTGAATACAGAAGTCATTGCTGCTGAAGGCATGATTGTAACTGCTGGCGGTATAGATTGCCATGTTCACTTTATATGCCCTCAGCTGGTAAACGAGGCGATTGCAAGTG GCATAACAACATTGGTGGGAGGTGGAACAGGACCAGCACATggaacttgtgccacaacttgtaCCCCTGCACCATCTCAAATGAAACTAATGTTGCAGTCCACCGATGAATTTCCAATCAACGTGGGATTCACGGGAAAG GGAAATACTGCAAAACCTGATGGATTATCTGAGATCATCAAGGCAGGAGCAATGGGTTTGAAGCTGCATGAAGATTGGGGAAGCACCCCAGCTGCAATAGACAACTGCTTATCTGTTGGAGAGGCTTTTGATATCCAA GTCAATATCCACACAGATACCTTAAATGAAGCAGGTTGTGTGGAGCATACAATTGCAGCTTTTAAAGATAGGACCATACATACATATCACAG CGAAGGTGCTGGTGGTGGTCATGCCCCAGACATCATTAAAGTATGTGGGGTAAAGAATGTGTTACCTTCTTCGACAAACCCAACACGGCCGTTTACTTCAAACACTGTTGATGAGCACCTTGATATGCTG ATGGTTTGCCACCACCTTGATAAAAACATCCCGGAAGATGTAGCATTTGCCGAGTCAAGAATTCGAGCAGAAACAATTGCGGCTGAGGACATCTTGCATGACATGGGAGCTATCAGTATCATATCGTCTGATTCACAGGCTATGGGTCGCATTGGAGAG GTGATAATCCGAACATGGCAAACTGCAAACAAAATGAAAGTCCAAAGAGGTAGCTTACCTGGGTCTGGTGGCTCTGATCCTCCCAAGGATAATGACAACTTCCGCATAAGAAGATACATAGCAAAGTACACCATAAATCCTGCTATAGTAAACGGTTTTTCGGATTTTGTTGGTTCTGTGGAG GTGGGGAAGTTAGCTGATCTAGTTCTTTGGAAACCTGCGTTCTTTGGTGCAAAACCAGAACTGATTATAAAAGGTGGTGCAGTTGCGTGGGCTAACATGGGTGATCCGAATGCTAGCATTCCAACACCTGAACCT GTTATGATGCGGCCTATGTTTGGCGCATATGGAAAGGCTGGAAGTTCTAACTCGATTGCATTTGTGAGCAAG GCTGCTAAAGAAGCTGGTGTTGCATCAGAGTACAAACTAGCAAAGAGGGTGGAAGCTGTTGGTGGTGTTCGCGGTTTAACAAAATTGGACATGCAACTCAATGACGCACTTCCAGAAATAAATGTAGACCCTGAAACCTACACCGTTACTGCTGATGGAGAGGTTCTGAGCTGCCAGCCAGCAGCCACAGTACCATTATCTCGGAATTACTTTCTTTTCTAG